Proteins encoded by one window of Kineosporia sp. NBRC 101731:
- a CDS encoding glycosyltransferase: MADVTVPGGLAVIIPAKDEADRIAATVEAALALPGADLVIVVDDGSNDATATIAVRAGAQVVSHEVNQGKAAAMETGAARAAVLDAAVPGNEPRALLFIDADLGASAAATSTIVEPVLAGEADMTISLIPPQATSGGGSGKVVRLARKGIRQATGWTPTQPLSGTRCINRAAFDSALPLAIGWGVETGLTIDVLTAGYRVIEVPCELHHRVTGSDLRGQLHRAGQYRDVGLALLERRTRRVPVVNQIFRPASRWARKALGG, from the coding sequence GTGGCAGACGTGACAGTGCCTGGTGGCCTCGCCGTCATCATCCCGGCCAAGGACGAGGCCGACCGGATCGCCGCGACCGTGGAGGCAGCGCTCGCGCTCCCGGGCGCCGATCTGGTCATCGTGGTGGACGACGGCTCGAATGACGCAACCGCGACGATCGCGGTCAGAGCCGGGGCCCAGGTGGTCAGCCACGAGGTCAATCAGGGCAAGGCCGCGGCCATGGAGACCGGCGCGGCCCGGGCCGCGGTGCTCGACGCCGCCGTCCCCGGCAACGAGCCCCGGGCCCTGCTGTTCATCGACGCCGACCTGGGGGCCAGTGCGGCCGCGACGTCGACCATCGTCGAGCCGGTGCTCGCCGGTGAGGCCGACATGACCATCTCCCTGATCCCGCCCCAGGCGACCTCGGGCGGCGGCAGCGGCAAGGTCGTGCGCCTGGCCCGCAAGGGCATCCGGCAGGCCACCGGATGGACGCCGACCCAGCCGCTCTCCGGTACGCGCTGCATCAACCGCGCGGCCTTCGACTCCGCCCTGCCCCTGGCCATCGGCTGGGGGGTCGAGACCGGCCTGACGATCGACGTGCTCACGGCGGGCTACCGGGTGATCGAGGTGCCCTGTGAACTACACCACCGGGTAACGGGATCTGACCTCCGCGGTCAGCTCCACCGCGCCGGTCAGTACCGCGATGTCGGTCTGGCCCTCCTGGAACGTCGCACCCGCCGGGTGCCGGTGGTCAACCAGATCTTCCGCCCGGCCTCACGATGGGCCCGCAAAGCTCTCGGCGGGTGA
- a CDS encoding glycosyltransferase 87 family protein, with product MDTAGSLRRQGPWLVLGLLVLAASATPLAWHYLVSYPRENWQVDLEVYREGARAIVTGFPLYDVRTVQPQFLPFTYPPFAAFTALPLLIAPFAVVGWIWTVLQCALLWWTVGIAFRPFLRRFGHRAGLAQGVLAAGGVWLLPVSDGVRFGQVNAVIVALCLWDVTRRSRIDGSWAGGSGVGVALAAAVKLTPGVFWLYWAVARRWKVLATSVGTAALVTIVSWFLLPPASATYWTDALLDPGRLGPNGGTSNQSLRGVLLRIGPPEGSLAFTAVNLLLVAAVLVAALPLARRFDRLGEPVAVVAVVGMTAYLISPVSWVHHMHWGVVVIGALLGDGRDLRRVAAALVGAVLLWIRMPWWGANLLAGNEVPNAVARIVQNSYSWWAVLSLLALWFLVARKQQWPAEGNEPASEGELSPART from the coding sequence GTGGATACGGCTGGATCGCTGCGCAGACAAGGGCCCTGGCTGGTGCTGGGGCTCCTGGTGCTGGCTGCCTCGGCCACCCCCCTGGCCTGGCACTACCTGGTCAGCTACCCCCGGGAGAACTGGCAGGTCGATCTCGAGGTGTACCGCGAGGGCGCCCGGGCGATCGTCACCGGTTTCCCGCTGTACGACGTGCGCACGGTGCAGCCGCAGTTCCTGCCCTTCACCTACCCGCCGTTCGCGGCCTTCACCGCCCTGCCCCTGCTCATCGCGCCGTTCGCGGTGGTGGGCTGGATCTGGACGGTGCTGCAGTGCGCGCTGCTGTGGTGGACGGTGGGTATCGCCTTCCGGCCCTTCCTCCGCCGCTTCGGCCATCGTGCCGGTCTGGCGCAGGGCGTGCTGGCCGCTGGTGGCGTGTGGCTGCTGCCGGTCTCCGACGGCGTGCGGTTCGGCCAGGTCAACGCGGTGATCGTGGCCCTCTGCCTGTGGGACGTCACCCGCCGGTCGCGGATCGACGGCTCCTGGGCCGGTGGCAGTGGCGTGGGCGTGGCGCTGGCCGCCGCGGTCAAGCTGACACCTGGGGTGTTCTGGCTGTACTGGGCCGTGGCCCGGCGCTGGAAGGTGCTCGCCACCTCGGTCGGCACGGCCGCCCTGGTCACCATCGTGTCCTGGTTCCTGCTGCCCCCGGCCTCGGCCACCTACTGGACCGATGCCCTGCTCGACCCCGGGCGGCTCGGCCCGAACGGCGGCACGTCCAACCAGTCGCTGCGCGGTGTGCTGCTACGCATCGGCCCGCCCGAAGGCAGCCTGGCCTTCACCGCGGTGAACCTGCTGCTCGTGGCCGCGGTACTGGTTGCCGCCCTGCCCCTGGCCCGCCGCTTCGACCGGCTCGGTGAGCCCGTGGCCGTGGTCGCGGTCGTCGGGATGACGGCCTACCTGATTTCCCCGGTCTCCTGGGTGCACCACATGCACTGGGGCGTCGTGGTCATCGGGGCACTGCTGGGTGACGGCCGTGACCTGCGTCGTGTCGCAGCAGCCCTCGTCGGGGCCGTGCTGCTGTGGATCCGCATGCCCTGGTGGGGCGCGAACCTGCTGGCCGGCAACGAGGTCCCGAACGCCGTCGCCCGCATCGTCCAGAACTCGTACAGCTGGTGGGCCGTCCTCAGCCTCCTGGCCCTCTGGTTCCTCGTCGCCCGGAAACAGCAGTGGCCGGCAGAAGGCAACGAGCCGGCCTCCGAGGGAGAACTGAGCCCCGCGCGCACCTGA
- a CDS encoding glycerophosphodiester phosphodiesterase family protein, with the protein MTSLRPQVVAHRGASDREPEHTLAAYLQAIEAGADALECDVRLTADGHLVCVHDRTVNRTSNGTGIVSTLELAQLEGLDWGSWKKLSQEHGDYGTEVPDVVDTSDRSHLLTLRKLFSVVAELDRPVQIVVETKHPTRYGGLVERKLARLLQEFGWDQHTPEKPSPVRMMSFSALAVRRMRALAPTLPLVYLVERRMPVAMIDGQVPAGVAIAPDVEMLALNPRFGERIRARGRDLHVWTVDTPEQIRVCLDAGASVLITNKPAETRKTLASMLVPA; encoded by the coding sequence GTGACTTCGCTACGGCCTCAGGTCGTCGCACATCGTGGCGCGAGTGATCGAGAGCCCGAGCACACGCTCGCGGCCTATCTCCAGGCCATCGAGGCTGGTGCGGACGCGCTCGAGTGCGATGTCCGGCTCACCGCCGACGGCCACCTCGTGTGTGTGCACGACCGCACCGTGAACCGGACCTCGAACGGCACCGGGATCGTCTCCACCCTCGAGCTCGCGCAGCTCGAGGGGCTGGACTGGGGATCCTGGAAGAAGCTGTCGCAGGAGCACGGCGACTACGGCACCGAGGTCCCGGACGTGGTGGACACCTCGGACCGGTCGCACCTCCTGACCCTGCGCAAGCTGTTCTCGGTGGTCGCCGAGCTCGACCGGCCGGTCCAGATCGTGGTCGAGACCAAACACCCCACCCGGTACGGCGGTCTGGTCGAGCGCAAATTGGCCCGGTTGCTGCAGGAGTTCGGCTGGGACCAGCACACGCCGGAGAAACCCTCCCCGGTGCGGATGATGAGCTTCAGTGCTCTGGCCGTGCGCCGCATGCGCGCGCTGGCCCCGACCCTTCCGCTGGTCTATCTGGTGGAGCGCCGGATGCCGGTGGCCATGATCGACGGCCAGGTGCCCGCCGGAGTGGCCATCGCGCCCGACGTGGAGATGCTGGCGCTCAACCCGCGCTTCGGTGAGCGGATCCGGGCCCGTGGGCGTGACCTGCACGTCTGGACGGTCGACACCCCCGAGCAGATCCGGGTCTGCCTGGACGCGGGGGCCTCGGTGCTGATCACCAACAAGCCCGCCGAGACCAGGAAGACCCTCGCCTCGATGCTCGTGCCGGCCTAA
- a CDS encoding YceI family protein produces MSNFPAELTGTWEIDPGHSTIGFAVKHAMVSTTRGHFATFSGTATIDAANPEASSADLEIDATSIVTGNEQRDGHLRSADFWDADNNPKITFKSTSAKLDGDDLILVGDLTIKGVAKPVEIKWEFNGLAADPWGTQKAGFDGTATINRSDWGISWNTALETGGFLISDKVKLVLEIEANKKA; encoded by the coding sequence ATGAGCAACTTCCCCGCTGAGCTGACCGGCACCTGGGAGATCGACCCGGGCCACAGCACCATCGGCTTCGCCGTGAAGCACGCCATGGTCTCCACGACCCGTGGCCACTTCGCCACCTTCTCCGGCACCGCGACCATCGACGCCGCCAACCCGGAGGCCTCCAGCGCCGACCTGGAGATCGACGCCACCAGCATCGTGACCGGTAACGAGCAGCGTGACGGTCACCTGCGCTCCGCCGACTTCTGGGACGCGGACAACAACCCGAAGATCACGTTCAAGAGCACCTCGGCCAAGCTCGACGGTGACGACCTGATCCTGGTCGGCGACCTGACGATCAAGGGCGTGGCCAAGCCCGTCGAGATCAAGTGGGAGTTCAACGGTCTGGCTGCCGACCCGTGGGGCACGCAGAAGGCCGGCTTCGACGGCACCGCGACGATCAACCGCAGTGACTGGGGCATCAGCTGGAACACCGCCCTCGAGACCGGCGGCTTCCTGATCTCGGACAAGGTCAAGCTCGTCCTCGAGATCGAGGCCAACAAGAAGGCCTGA
- a CDS encoding class I SAM-dependent methyltransferase: protein MWQWDPSLYAGSADYYSAGRMPYPPGVVQAIRENLALDGTGRLLDVGCGPGSLTLPLARYFGEVIGVDADPGMVEAGRLASKAARMQSVSWREMRAEELPADLGRFRTITFALSFHWLDQETVARAVAGMLEPGGAVVHLGAITDKGTGAAPRTSLRFPQPPWEEVRSLVARYLGEDLRAGQGLRPTEAFGTEREIFAAAGFEDPRVVEVPYAMTRVRTVNEVIASVFSLSYSAPHLFGDRFTEFEAELRELLNSKAANGGLFVEQASGATLTFWRGGNRREDEAAPAATEVAKAPAARKAVKAPVQRKGSAAKKTAKAPAPRKASSAQQPSEAEEPATAPVATPPTPRKAPAARKTAKAPAPRKAPAAKKTAKAPAPRKAPAEKTAVKAPAPGKAPAPGKAPAPGKAPAEKTAAKKAKKAVTAKKTVGARKTVAARKPVQTTAAQRSEAQTAVPAPLPRKRRATKNDQP, encoded by the coding sequence GTGTGGCAATGGGATCCGTCGCTCTACGCCGGCAGCGCCGACTACTACTCGGCGGGGCGTATGCCGTATCCGCCGGGTGTGGTGCAGGCGATCCGGGAAAACCTCGCTCTGGACGGCACCGGGCGCCTGCTCGACGTCGGTTGCGGTCCGGGCTCGCTGACCTTGCCGCTGGCCAGGTATTTCGGCGAGGTCATCGGTGTGGACGCGGATCCCGGGATGGTCGAGGCCGGTCGCCTCGCGTCCAAAGCTGCTCGGATGCAGTCAGTTTCTTGGCGTGAGATGCGTGCGGAAGAGCTGCCCGCCGACCTCGGACGGTTCCGCACGATCACTTTCGCCCTGTCGTTCCACTGGCTCGACCAGGAGACGGTGGCCCGGGCGGTCGCCGGGATGCTCGAACCTGGTGGTGCGGTGGTGCATCTCGGCGCCATCACCGACAAGGGCACCGGTGCCGCCCCGCGTACCTCCCTGCGTTTCCCGCAGCCGCCGTGGGAAGAGGTGCGCTCGCTCGTGGCGCGCTACCTGGGTGAAGACCTGAGGGCGGGGCAGGGTCTGCGTCCCACCGAGGCCTTCGGCACCGAGCGGGAGATCTTCGCCGCGGCCGGATTCGAGGATCCGCGGGTTGTCGAGGTGCCCTACGCGATGACGCGGGTACGCACCGTGAACGAGGTGATCGCGTCGGTGTTCTCGCTCTCGTACTCCGCACCGCATCTCTTCGGTGACCGGTTCACCGAGTTCGAGGCAGAACTGCGTGAGCTGCTGAACTCGAAGGCCGCCAACGGCGGGTTGTTCGTCGAGCAGGCCAGCGGGGCGACCCTGACGTTCTGGCGGGGCGGAAACCGCAGGGAGGACGAGGCGGCACCGGCCGCCACCGAGGTTGCCAAGGCTCCTGCGGCGAGGAAGGCGGTGAAGGCCCCGGTCCAGCGCAAGGGCTCGGCGGCGAAGAAGACCGCCAAGGCCCCGGCCCCGCGCAAGGCATCTTCCGCGCAGCAGCCGTCCGAGGCCGAGGAGCCCGCGACCGCGCCGGTGGCCACGCCTCCCACGCCGCGTAAGGCGCCGGCCGCGAGAAAGACCGCCAAGGCCCCTGCGCCGCGTAAGGCACCGGCGGCGAAGAAGACCGCCAAGGCCCCCGCGCCGCGTAAGGCACCGGCCGAGAAGACGGCGGTCAAGGCTCCGGCCCCGGGTAAGGCTCCGGCCCCGGGTAAGGCTCCGGCCCCGGGTAAGGCGCCCGCCGAGAAGACGGCGGCCAAGAAGGCTAAGAAGGCCGTGACCGCTAAGAAGACCGTGGGAGCCAGGAAGACCGTGGCGGCCAGGAAGCCGGTACAGACCACGGCCGCCCAGAGGTCGGAAGCTCAGACAGCGGTGCCCGCCCCGCTCCCCAGGAAGCGGCGGGCGACCAAGAACGACCAGCCCTGA
- a CDS encoding DUF5926 family protein encodes MGKKQRRTGSAATTVIDGDIPVVGGREDCPCGSGKRYKACHGRAARIEAMKVAVRPFEGLAGECDWVALREIVPAATAVVPVQEEFGGGTVTVASILPMAWPALHRADGTVLLGLQTGGGSGDASRDLAAALLKARELEAGNPVAESDLPGPGPRLQDVLDLSGGFNVTVHEGFEFWFAQDNELTPEVRESLEQANGAAVSTKRLTSVEAAYWVQMGARRHLRWVLPDDETQVLDGIARLHAAGESALLPETKYVGSFRACGLIVPVWDLADDTEPEELEKPIVAFSERLREAMARTEPLTADERRARAGVVSRQVTLR; translated from the coding sequence ATGGGAAAGAAGCAGCGCCGAACCGGATCCGCCGCCACCACCGTCATCGACGGTGACATTCCGGTCGTCGGTGGTCGCGAGGACTGCCCGTGCGGGTCGGGCAAGCGGTACAAGGCGTGTCACGGGCGCGCAGCCCGGATCGAGGCAATGAAAGTGGCCGTGCGCCCCTTCGAGGGTCTGGCCGGGGAGTGCGACTGGGTAGCCCTGCGCGAGATCGTGCCGGCGGCGACCGCGGTCGTGCCGGTGCAGGAGGAGTTCGGCGGTGGCACCGTCACCGTCGCCTCGATCCTGCCGATGGCCTGGCCCGCGCTGCACCGCGCCGACGGCACGGTGCTGCTCGGTCTGCAGACCGGCGGAGGCTCCGGCGACGCCAGCCGTGACCTGGCCGCCGCCCTGCTGAAGGCGCGGGAGCTGGAGGCCGGCAACCCGGTGGCCGAGAGTGACCTGCCCGGCCCGGGCCCGCGTCTGCAAGACGTGCTCGACCTCTCCGGCGGTTTCAACGTCACGGTGCACGAGGGCTTCGAGTTCTGGTTCGCGCAGGACAACGAACTCACCCCCGAGGTCCGCGAGTCGCTGGAGCAGGCCAACGGTGCGGCCGTGTCGACCAAGCGCCTGACCTCGGTCGAGGCCGCCTACTGGGTGCAGATGGGCGCTCGCCGCCACCTGCGCTGGGTGCTGCCCGACGACGAGACCCAGGTGCTCGACGGCATCGCTCGCCTGCACGCCGCGGGCGAGTCGGCGCTGCTGCCGGAGACCAAGTACGTCGGCTCGTTCCGGGCCTGCGGCCTGATCGTGCCGGTGTGGGACCTCGCCGACGACACCGAGCCCGAAGAGCTGGAGAAGCCGATCGTGGCCTTCTCCGAGCGGCTGCGTGAGGCCATGGCCCGCACCGAGCCGCTGACGGCCGACGAGCGCCGCGCCCGGGCCGGCGTGGTGTCCCGCCAGGTCACCCTGCGCTGA